CGGTTTCAACGCCTGCGACGGCGCTCAGCTCTTCGAGAGTATTGATCTGATCAGCCATCGGTCATTAGCTCCGGGTGTTTTTCTTGTTCATGGACTTAACGTCCAGAACTTCGGGCGCTTGCGCCTCATGAGGATGCTCGGCACCTGCGTAAACGCGCAGGTTGGTCATCTGCTGACGCGCCAGACGGTTGCCCGGCAGCATGCGCTTGACCGCTTGGGTCACGACGCGCTCGGGGTGTGCACCCTCAAGGATCTGCTGCTTGGTGCGCGACTTGATGCCGCCCGGGTGGCCAGTGTGCCAGTAGAAGTTCTCTTCGCGCTTCTTGCCGGTCATCTGGATTTTGTCAGCGTTGATCACGATGACATTGTCGCCCATGTCCATGTTGGGTGTGAACGACGCTTTGTGCTTGCCACGCAGGCGCATGGCGACGATCGAGGCAAGACGGCCCAGAACAACGCCCTCGGCGTCGATCAGGATCCATTTCTTGTCGATGTCTGCAGGTGTTGCAGAAAAGGTTTTCATGGCAGGATAGTCCTGTTTGATGTGAAAGACCGCCCCTTGGCGGAGCGGCCCGAATTCGATGGAGGGGGTTTAGACCTACTAGTTATGCAGGTCAATACAGGCAAAGTATAATATATCTATCAATAACAATAACTTATAAAATAGGTATTATTTTACCCCAAAATTTCTTCGGCATATCCAGCTTTACGTAGTTTAGCTAAGCTAGACTCAACCAAGATCATCCAATGTCGGAGGTGGCTATGCAAGAATTGGAACAGGTTATCGCTGCCTATGGTGCGGCATGGCAGTCGACCGATCCCGAAAGGCGACGGAGCCTTCTTGAGCAGTGTTTTGCACAAACTGGTCGTTACGTCGATCCAACTGCAGAAGTTTCCGGCAGAGATCAACTCAATGCCCATATCGGAGCGGTTCTGAGTGATACAAAGGGCCGAGTTGAGCTGACCAGTGAGCCGAATTCACACCATGATGTGGTCCACTTCACCTGGCATATGGTTGCTCCCGATGGTTCAATTATGGTGGCCGGACATGATTTCATTCGTCTCGATGCCGATGGTAAAATTGCACATTTGTCGGGCTTTTTCGGCGACCCTGACCCGGTGCAATAACGGCTAGACGCTTATTTGTTCGGGTGGGTTATCCAGCAGCGCGCGCAGGCGCAGCATGGCATCTTCGAACTTCTCAAGCGTGACATGCCCGTTCACCGCTATACGAACGGCATTTGGCGCGCGACCATCCCGAAGCGCGAATTCATCGGCCGATCGCAGCTGAATACCTTCCCGCTCGGCCGCCCGGCTGAACGCAGCAGACCGCCAACCGGAAGGCAGATGAAGCCAGACGAAGGGAATCTCCGAATCCCAGTTTAGATCGAAGCCACCCAGGGCGTTTACCGCCACACGTACATATTCGCCCATCTTGGTACGGACGTTTTTTGCAAGTTGCCTCGCCTCTGGATGTCCCAACAGCAACCGCGTCAACTCAGCCAAAGGCTGGGCGAGCCCGAAATACCCGTATTCTGCAGAACGCCGCAGATCGACGCTCTGCTCTTTCGGTGCGATGGCGAAACCTACCCGTAATGCTGGTGTTAGAGTTTTCGAAATTGACGAAACATGCCAGCCCCGTTCGGGTGCCAAAGCACGATAGCTGGGCGCGCGGGCCTCGCCCATGCGATAGCAATCGTCTTCAATGATCTGTAATTCATGCTTTCGCGCAATCTCGACAACTTCTTTGCGCCGTTCCAACGGTGAATGCCCGCCCGTTGGGTTCTGCACTTCGGGTGAGACGCAGATCGCCTGCGCCTTCGTCTGCCTGAGGATGTGGTCCAGCGCATCGGGGCTTATGCCCCATTTGTCCATTTTTACCCCGACAACCTCGGCGCGCATCAACTCACCTGCCCGTCTGAACCCGGCATAAGACAAGTCCTCAACCAACACGATGGGTTTCGGATCTTTCAGAACGGTCTGGAACACGACGCAAATGCCACTTTGCCCACCGTGTGTCAGTACAATGTCATCTGCATTCAATGAGCCCAGAGGAAGATCTGACAACCAGTCGGCCACAACCTGGCGCACGGGTAGGTAGGCATCTCGGGTCGGATAGTTCATAAACATCCGCGGATCGCCTTTTGCAACCTTTTCAAGGCATTCGCGGATTAATGTCACCTGCCCCACATCCGGCAAGCGTGGGCTGAACAGGCTGACATTGGATTCATATTTGTCGTCCCTCAGATGTAGCTGCCGCGACCAGACATCATCCAGAATGGGCGATCTCGGCGGGGCTACAAATGTACCACGCCCGACCTCGGCTTGTAGCAAACCTTCATCGGTCAGGATCGTATAGGCGCGCGCGACAGTGCCTGGTGTAATCTTTAATCGATACGCTAACTCACGCACCGGAGGTAGTTTCTTTCCAACCTCCAGTGTTTTGTTTTCTATCGCTTTTCGGATCGTGTCAGCGACCAGAGTATATTTTGGACCTTTGGATTTCGGTAACGCCTCTGGCCAAATTGTATCCATTACAATTCTTCCTTTGATTTCGACACAATGCTGAATGTATCAAGGCAGTGTACCGAACATATTTACTTTGTGTCAATACAATTTGAAAGGATACCCAAGATGACACGCGCAATGCACAACCCCGCCCTCTTGCTGCTGAACGACAGCCCTCGGCTGCCGCTTATCGCCGCGCTGGCCGTGCGGTTTGCGGCGTCGGTCACACAATGGGAACAACGTCGCCGCAGCCGGGTAAACTTAGGTAAGCTGGATGACAGGCTGCTCCGCGATGTCGGGCTGACCCGCCATCGGGCAGATTCAGAAGTCAGCCGCTATTTCTGGATGAAATAGACTATCCCCAGTCCCATCTAAGGGACCTCTTCCTGGCCGGGGTTTATCCCCGGCCTTTTTTACCCAAAGGCAGCAGCGGCTGAGCCTTCTGGAGGAAGCGAATAGGTCATGCTGGCCCGCGCGACGGGCTTGTCAGAGCCCACCGAGTAAATCAGCACATCCCCAACAGCCAGTGTACGACCTAATTTCAACAACTTACACTCAGCAATCAGGTCCGCCCCGCCTTCGGGCTTGCGCAAGAAATCCAGAGAACTGTTGGTGGTGACAGCCAGAGATTGCCGACCTTTCCGTGCCAAAACCATTGCATATACACTGACATCGGCCAGCCCGAACATGGACGGACCAGATACTGTGCCTCCGGGGCGCAGGTGACGGTCTTCGACCCTCAGGCGCATGGTGATGTTGGCTTCTGTCAGATCCTCGACGACAAAGTCGCTATGAACCTGTGGAAACACCTGTGCCAGGTATTCCGTCAATTCTTGTTTGTTCAGTGCTAATGACATGCTTCCCCTCGTCGCTCTGCCCGCCTAGAGTTGGCCTGAACGCCAGCGGGAGGGCAAGATGGCAATTCTGGAACGTAACGACACAGGTGCGATTGCACGGCTTCGAATGAACGCGCCTGAGCGGTTGAACGCCCTCAGCGATGAAATGCTGACGGCCCTGAAGGCAGAGTTCGATGCGCTGCGCGAAGACAAGTCGATTCGTGTTGTTGTTCTTTCCGGTGCGGGGAAAGCGTTTTGCGCGGGGCACGATCTGAAACAGATGACCCAGGGGCGGCAGGCACCCGATGGTGGGCTTTCCTATTTTCAGGATCTGTTCGACCGATGTGCCAAGATGATGATGTCCATTCAGTCCCTGCCCCAACCCGTGATCGCCCAAGCGCGCGGGATCGCCACTGCCGCAGGGTGTCAGCTTGTAGCAACCTGTGACCTGGCAATCGCGGCCGAGGGCACACGGTTCGGCGTAAATGGTGTCAATATCGGCTTGTTCTGCTCCACTCCGATGGTGGCTCTCAGCCGGAATATACCGCGGAAACAGGCGTTTGAAATGCTCACGACCGGTGATTTTATCACCGCCGAACGCGCGGCTGATCTGGGTCTGATCAATCGAGCGGTTCCCGAGAACTTGTTGGAAGATGAAACCAATGCGTTGGCCGAGAAGTTGGCAGGCAAGCTCAGCAGTGCGGTAAAAATCGGTAAAACCGCTTTTTATCAACAGATTACAATGCGGACTGATCAGGCATACGATTATACCGCCGAGGTAATGGCACAGAATATGATGGACCGGAATACTGAGGAAGGAATTAGTGCCTTTATCGAAAAGCGCCCGCCTGATTGGCACCAGTAACGCAATTATTTAATACATTTTTGCCGACTGTTCGCATTTTTTCACTTTTCAAAAGGGCGACACTGTGGCAAAGCTGGGTCAAGGCCAAGGCCTGACCATACTTTTGGGTCGCCGTGGGCGGAAGGTCCCTCCAAGCTGGTTTCTCTCACCGGCGTTGACATTCCCGCAGCGGCGACCCCAAGAATCCCCCTCAGAACTAAAGCGATTACTGCGCATTGCGCATGGCGCTGCTCTGCCCTATTTGGCAGCACATGACAGAGACATTGCATATCGTGGGCGGCGGCATGGCCGGGTCCGAGGCCGCCTGGCAGGCAGCGGAAATGTGCGTGGATGTTGTGATCCACGAAATGCGTCCTAATGTGGGCACGTTTGCACACCAGACCGGCAATCTGGCCGAGATGGTGTGTTCGAACTCATTCCGATCGGATGATGATGAACAGAACGCAGTCGGCTTGCTGCATTGGGAAATGCGCGCGGCAAACGGGTTGATCATGACGACCGCAGATAGCCATCGCCTGCCTGCGGGTGGCGCGCTTGCGGTTGACCGTGATCCTTTTGCCGAAGCCGTAACTGCCAAGCTGAAGGCCCATCCACGGGTCTCGGTCTCAGCGGAAGAAGTAACCAGTCTACCCCAAGACGGAAAGTGGATCTTTGCAACCGGGCCGTTGACCTCGCCCGCATTGGGGGAAGCCATTCGCGCAGAGACTGGTGCCGAGGCGCTGGCCTTTTTCGACGCGATCGCCCCCATCGTCTATGCAGACAGCATTGATATGAGCAAAGCCTGGATGCAGTCACGCTACGATAAGGGCGAGACTGAGGAAGAGCGCACCGCCTACCTCAACTGTCCGATGGATCGTGACCAGCACGAAGCCTTCATTAATGCGCTGCTGGCTGCAGATAAGACCGAATTCCACGAGGGAGAGACCGCTGGTTATTTCGACGGCTGTCTGCCGATCGAGGTTATGGCCGAGCGCGGTCGTGAAACTTTACGCCATGGCCCGATGAAACCTGTTGGCCTGACAAATCCGCATCAACCGGACGTAAAACCTTATGCCGTCGTCCAATTGCGGCGCGACAATGCCTTGGGCACGTTGTTCAATATCGTCGGTTTTCAAACCAAGATGAAGTACGGATCGCAGACCGAGGTATTTCGTATGATACCGGGTCTGGAAAATGCCAGCTTTGCGCGATTGGGTGGCATTCACCGCAATACTTTCATCAACTCTCCGACTTTGCTGGACGCGCAGATGCGGCTTAAGTCTAGGCCAAATATTCGTTTTGCGGGGCAAATCACGGGGGTGGAAGGGTATGTGGAAAGCGCAGCGATGGGCCTTTTGGCAGGCCGTTTGGCCGCTGCCGAAATACTAGGCCGATCCCTTCCCGACGTACCGCAAGACAGTGCGATGGGCGCATTGATCCACCACATCACGGGCGGCGCCGAAGCCAAGACCTTCCAGCCGATGAACGTGAATTTCGGTTTGTTTCGTCCGGTCGACGGCCTGAAGGGGGGGCGCCGAGGCCGCAAGGACCGCTACAAGGCCTATACCGATCGCGCAAAAGAAGTCTGGAGCGATTGGGTAAAGCAGTGTTGACTGGACGTCGCCCCCAGCCTGCGCCTAACATGTAAGGTATGAGCGATAAGTTTCTGAAAGACACATACAATCTGAATTCTGCCCAGGAAACGCACGATCACTACCAAAAATGGGCGGCCTCATACGATGATGAAGTCGGTGAGCACGGATATGTCACCCCGGACCGTGTTGCGGCAGCATTGAAATCCTTTGTCTCAGATGCTGATGTGCCGGTGCTGGACTACGGATGCGGTACCGGGTTGTCGGGTTTAGCACTTCGCAAGGCGGGTTTTCGTGTCATCGATGGGATGGATCCAACACCAAAGATGCTGGAAGGTGCCGCTGCCAAGGGGGTTTATCGCAACTTGATAAACTTCGAAGTTACTGATCCCAACCCCATTGAGGCCGAGGCTTACTCAACCATAACATGCATTGGCGTCATCGGCGTTGGTGCCGCGCCGCCTGAAACCTTTGATCTACTTATGAACGCGCTGCCACGTGGCGGATATCTGGCGTTTTCCTTCAACGATCACACTTTGGCTGACTGCACTTACACCGGGCGGCTGAACGACTGGCTGGACATGGGTCACGCAAGGCTGTTATTCCGCGAATACGGTCCGCATCTACCGGGTGTGGACATGAAATCTGACGTATATGTTGTTGAAAAAAAGTGATATTCACAACGCGTTTTGCGCCATCGCCAACAGGTCCGCTGCATTTGGGGCACGCCTATTCCGCGCTTCTTGCGTTTGATCAGGCACGGGCTGCGGGTGGATCATTTCTTTTACGGATCGAAGATATTGATCAATCGCGATCCAGGTCCCATTGGGAAACCCAGATATACGACGACCTGCACTGGCTTGGACTGCGCTGGCCGCACCCGGCGATGCGCCAGTCGGACAGGCTGCCGCGATACAGAGAGGCATTGGAAATTCTGAAAAACATGGGCCTTGTCTACCCTTGCAGCTGCAATCGTGCCGATATCGAATCTGCGGCCGATGCTCCGCAGGAAGGTGTACCCCAGTTCGGACCTGACGGGCGCATCTATCCAGGCACGTGCCGCGACCGCCCTTTGTCGGATGCTTCAGATGGGGATGTTCTGCGCCTGAACATGCACAAGGCTATCAAGGCATCCGAACTTCGTGGATTTTGTGAAACTGGTGCGAAGTATTTGGGAACGCATGAGCTTGATGCGCACAACCTCATGAACGCGGTTGGCGATATCATTCTCGTTCGGCGCAATATGGGCAGTTCGTATCACTTGTCCGTTGTGGTTGATGACGCGGACCAGAACATCTCCCATGTGGTCCGGGGCGAGGATTTGTTCGATGCCACGCAGATACATGTCCTTTTACAAGGGCTGCTTGGGTTGCCGACACCTGTTTATCATCATCACCGTCTGATCCGGGACAACAACGGCAAACGCCTCGCGAAACGTGACGACGCACGCGCTATCTCGCTTTATCGCGAACAAGGAGCATCTCCCGCTGAAATCAGAGAGATGGTGGGCATTTGACCTGACCACCATCAGAGGCCCCACTATTCCATCGGCTTCATGAGCTCGACTTCGGTCCCATCGCGGACGGCCGTGTAGAAACAACTTCGCCGATTGGTGTGACAGGCTGGCCCCGTTTGGTTCACCACAATCAGCAGGCAATCCCTGTCGCAATCGACGCGAAAATCCACCAGGGCCTGAAAGTGGCCTGAGCTTTCGCCCTTGATCCAGAACGCCTGTCGCGACCGCGACCAATACGTAACCCGTCCGGTTCCCAACGTGCGCTCGATGGATTGGACATTCATCCAGGCCATCATCAGAACCTCGCCCGTCGCTTCGTCCTGTGCGATCGCGGGGATCAAACCCGCCTCATTGAATTTCAGTGTCGACGGATCGAACAAGACTGCGTCAGCCATCGCAAAAACCTTTTGCATCCCAGAATCCCGCCATTATGTATGGGGAATGGACAACGAGGGAAAGCCATGAGCGGCGAAACCGATCTGATCAAGCTCTATTCCGGACGCATCTTGGCGCTAGCTGCGGATATTCCGCATCTGGATCGCTTGGATAATCCCGATGCGACGGTAAAGAAACGAGCCCCTTTGTGTGGATCGACCGTGACTGTAGACGTCAAGCTCGAAGATGGGCGGATCGTGGACTTTGGGCAAGACGTAAAGGCCTGTGCGTTGGGTCAGGCCTCGGCTTCGGTCGTAGGCAGCGCCGTGATCGGGGCGACGCGGTCGCAGGTCGAAACCGCACGTGATCAGCTTTCCGCAATGCTGAAGAAAGACGGCCCTGCCCCAGAGGCGCCCTTTGACGGGCTCGAAGTTCTGATGCCCGCGCGGGACTACAAGAACCGCCACGCGTCAATCCTGCTGGCGCTTGACGCGACCGCCGAGGCGATGGAGCAGGCCGAACAAGCCAACTGCGCCTGATTGGCTTTTCCATACAAAGCCGTATAGGGTGCCCCCAATGATTGGGGGGCTAACGTGAACAATTTGCTGGAACATTTTGTGACGCTCTGGGTCGTGATCGACCCCATCGGCACCATCCCCGTCTTTATCGCTGTCACTGCTGGGATCGCGACGGGTGCGCGTCGTAAAACTGCTTTACTGGCCGCGTTGGTCAGCGCAGGCATTCTGCTGTTCTTTCTGATCTTCGGGCAACTTGTGATCGAGGCTTTGGATATCGGCCTTAACTCGTTTCAGGTTGCAGGCGGAATTATTCTGTTTCTCTTCGCTCTGACCATGATCTTTGGCGAAAGCAAACAGGTGATCGAGCAGCGCCAGGCCGAAGAAGACCTGGACGACAAAATGCACAAGACCAATCCGGCCATTTTCCCTTTGGCCGTCCCTTCGCTTGCGTCACCGGGCGCGATGCTGGCGATAGTGGTTCTAACGGACAACAACCGATACAGCGTCGCCGATCAGAGCATCACTGCACTGGTTATGTTGGTCGTTATTGCCATAGCGTTTGTGCTGATGCTGCTGGCCGAGCCGATCATCCGGTTGATCGGGCATTCCGGCGCAGCGATCATCAGCCGCGTGATGGGGATGATCCTTGCATCTGTCGCCGTAAATTCAGTTCTATCCGCCACGATCGAAATCATCAAAACCGGACAGCTGTAAAAAGAACCGCCGCACCTTCCGGGCGGAAAGGGCGGCGGCAAGTCATGCGTTTCTCATGTAGGGTCCGGATCACCGCACGGGGCCGAGGCAGGCCCCTTCAAGGGAAATGGGACAGGCAGGTCACCCTTGACTATGACGGGGAGACAAGCGCGGTGTGATCGGCACGAGATCGCAGGCAGAAAGGCTTAGAACCCGGTTGGCAGGTGAAGGGCAACCACCAGCATCACAACCAGTGAAACCGCGCCCGCTGCATCCTGCAAAATCGTGGATTGTGAACGGGTAAAGGCAGTTTTGATCTGGCTCAGCATGGTCTCACCTCCGGTCAGGTTTAATCCTTTGTTGACCTTTTGTTCTCATATTTTAACGAGTCGGTAAAGAACTTTTTGAGAACATTTGTGAACTTAGTGGGATTTTCGGTCTAACCCACTGATATCAAACGGATCGCCTGATCCTGCTTCATAAGCCACAGAAGAACACGCGCAGCCTGCCCCCGATCCGAGGTCAATTTGGGGTCTGCGGACAGCAAAGCGCGCGCATCTGATTGCGCCACCGCCATCAGCCCAGCTTGCCTTTCAAGATCAGCTATCCGGAACTTTGGCAGGCCAGATTGTGCGGTTCCGATCAAGTCACCCGCACCGCGCATCTGCAGATCGGTCTCGGCAATGCGGAAGCCGTCTTCAGTTTCTCGGAGTACCTCCAGCCGTTTGCGACCACCCTCGCTAAGCGGTGGCTGATACATCAACAAACAGGTTGAGGCATCTTCACCACGTCCAACTCGGCCCCTAAGCTGATGCAACTGCGCCAGACCAAAAATCTCTGCCCGCTCAATCACCATGATCGTGGCGTTCGGCACGTTCACCCCAACCTCGATCACCGTAGTAGCGACAAGGACTTTGGTCTTACCACTCTGAAACGCCGCCATTGCCGCGTCTTTATCGGCGGGCGGCATTTGGCCGTGTACCAGACCCACCACATCGTCCCCCAAGATCGCGCGCAACCGTTTGAAACGCTCCTCAGCCGCAGTCAGGTCCGAGATCTCGGATTCATCGACTAATGGGCACACCCAATAGCATTGTTTGCCTGCATCAATCGCACCGCGCAGATGGGCCACAACTTCGTCCATGCGTTGCGTACTGACGACTGCGGTCTTGATCGGTTTACGACCCGGCGGCTTTTCATCCAGCACCGAGACGTCCATATCGCCGTACTGCGCAAGCGCCAAACTGCGCGGGATGGGCGTAGCGGTCATCACCAGCACATCGGCGCGTTGGCCCTTTTCGGACAGCTCCATGCGTTGGCGGACGCCAAAACGGTGCTGCTCATCAACGATGGCCAGCCTTAGGGCTTTGAATTCAACATCGTCCTGAAACACCGCGTGGGTACCGACCAATATCTGAATATCTCCCTGCTTCAGCGCAGCCAGCTTCGCTCGACGCTCAGCCCCCTTGTCGCGCCCGGTCAGGATTTCCAGTACAACTCCGGCTTCTTCTGCCAATGGACGCAGCCCTTCAAGATGCTGCCGGGCAAGGATTTCGGTAGGGGCCATCATCACCCCCTGCCCGCCAGCTTCGACGGCTATAAGCAGCGAAACAAATGCTACCAGAGTCTTTCCTGCCCCCACATCGCCCTGAAGCAACCGGTTCATCCGCGTCTCAGCGGCCATATCTGCCGAGATTTCCTCGATCGCGCGTGTCTGCGCTCCGGTTGGTCGATATGGAAGGCTTGCCAGCACCTTGGATTGCAAAGCACCGGTGCCGAGACTGATGATCCCCCGCGCTTTACGCTCACGCTGTCGTGCCAGGGCCAGCGTCAGTTGATGTGAGAGCAGCTCATCGTAAGCCAGACGTTCCCGCGCAGGCGCAAAAGGTGCTACGTCGTCCGCCCCTTGTGGGTGATGCGCCGCGTGAATAGCAGTTGTCCAATCTGGCCAATTCTGTTGTGCCACCTGAGCGGGGTCGGCCCATTCGGCCAATGCAGGTACTCGCGCCAACGCACTTTGAGCAGCTTTATAGGCAGTTTTTTGCGTCACACCCTGCGTCAGATGATAAACCGGTTCAAACTCGGGCAATTCGCCTGCGTTTTCAGGCGCGACCATATGATCGGGGTGTACCATCTGAGCCATGCCATCGAACAGCTCAAGCTTTCCCGATACCACCCGGCGCGCGCCCTCCGGCAACAGCTTCTTCAGATAGTCCCCTCGGGCATGAAAAAACACCAGCTGGAAATCCGCCTGACTGTCTTCAACATGAATGCGATATGCGCCCCCTTTGTTCCGCGGTGCTCGATGCGCGCCGATTGTCACCTCAACAGTCAGAGTCGTCGGAAGGTCGGCGCCCTGAATCGTATCGCGTCGCCGCCGGTCAATCACCGCATAGGGTAGCGAAAACAATACATCGCGCGGTGAATCGATCCCTAATTGGCCCAGAAGCTGCGCGGTCTTCGGCCCCACACCATCTAGTGTTTCAAGACCCGCAAACAGCGGAAAGAGCTGTTCAGGCCTGCCGCTCATAGATCGCCAATCAGTTGAAGCCAGCTATCTTCATCCAAGGTTTCGATGCCCAGATCAGCCGCTTTTTTCGCCTTGGACCCTGCGCCCGGGCCCGCCACGAGCAAATCAGTTTTCTGACTGACCGAGCCAGATACCTTGGCCCCCAGCGCTTCGGCGCGGGCCTTGGCCTCGGCGCGTGTCATCTTTTCAAGCGTTCCCGTAAACACGACGGTTTTTCCTGCGACCGGACTGTCTGACGCAGGAGCCTCTGGTGGAACAACCGTCAGATGTTTACGCAGATCATCAAATGCTTGGCGTTCCTCCGAATTGGCAAACGCATCAGATAGTGACAACCCGAGCGTGGCGCCGATTCCGTCGATACCAATCAGATCAGCCCAGGCGCTGGCGGCATCTGTCGAAACATCCATTCGCACGAAAGCCGCATCCCGAACTTCTTTAACTTTCGCGCGTCTCGCTTCTGCAGTAGCCGCGATTCTCTCGGCGTCTTCCGCTTCATCGGCTGCACGCTGCGCAAGCGCGGCAGGCCGGGCCGTATCAA
The Ruegeria sp. SCSIO 43209 genome window above contains:
- a CDS encoding nuclear transport factor 2 family protein, whose product is MQELEQVIAAYGAAWQSTDPERRRSLLEQCFAQTGRYVDPTAEVSGRDQLNAHIGAVLSDTKGRVELTSEPNSHHDVVHFTWHMVAPDGSIMVAGHDFIRLDADGKIAHLSGFFGDPDPVQ
- a CDS encoding PLP-dependent aminotransferase family protein gives rise to the protein MDTIWPEALPKSKGPKYTLVADTIRKAIENKTLEVGKKLPPVRELAYRLKITPGTVARAYTILTDEGLLQAEVGRGTFVAPPRSPILDDVWSRQLHLRDDKYESNVSLFSPRLPDVGQVTLIRECLEKVAKGDPRMFMNYPTRDAYLPVRQVVADWLSDLPLGSLNADDIVLTHGGQSGICVVFQTVLKDPKPIVLVEDLSYAGFRRAGELMRAEVVGVKMDKWGISPDALDHILRQTKAQAICVSPEVQNPTGGHSPLERRKEVVEIARKHELQIIEDDCYRMGEARAPSYRALAPERGWHVSSISKTLTPALRVGFAIAPKEQSVDLRRSAEYGYFGLAQPLAELTRLLLGHPEARQLAKNVRTKMGEYVRVAVNALGGFDLNWDSEIPFVWLHLPSGWRSAAFSRAAEREGIQLRSADEFALRDGRAPNAVRIAVNGHVTLEKFEDAMLRLRALLDNPPEQISV
- the trmFO gene encoding methylenetetrahydrofolate--tRNA-(uracil(54)-C(5))-methyltransferase (FADH(2)-oxidizing) TrmFO, producing MTETLHIVGGGMAGSEAAWQAAEMCVDVVIHEMRPNVGTFAHQTGNLAEMVCSNSFRSDDDEQNAVGLLHWEMRAANGLIMTTADSHRLPAGGALAVDRDPFAEAVTAKLKAHPRVSVSAEEVTSLPQDGKWIFATGPLTSPALGEAIRAETGAEALAFFDAIAPIVYADSIDMSKAWMQSRYDKGETEEERTAYLNCPMDRDQHEAFINALLAADKTEFHEGETAGYFDGCLPIEVMAERGRETLRHGPMKPVGLTNPHQPDVKPYAVVQLRRDNALGTLFNIVGFQTKMKYGSQTEVFRMIPGLENASFARLGGIHRNTFINSPTLLDAQMRLKSRPNIRFAGQITGVEGYVESAAMGLLAGRLAAAEILGRSLPDVPQDSAMGALIHHITGGAEAKTFQPMNVNFGLFRPVDGLKGGRRGRKDRYKAYTDRAKEVWSDWVKQC
- a CDS encoding PaaI family thioesterase, whose protein sequence is MSLALNKQELTEYLAQVFPQVHSDFVVEDLTEANITMRLRVEDRHLRPGGTVSGPSMFGLADVSVYAMVLARKGRQSLAVTTNSSLDFLRKPEGGADLIAECKLLKLGRTLAVGDVLIYSVGSDKPVARASMTYSLPPEGSAAAAFG
- a CDS encoding MarC family protein produces the protein MNNLLEHFVTLWVVIDPIGTIPVFIAVTAGIATGARRKTALLAALVSAGILLFFLIFGQLVIEALDIGLNSFQVAGGIILFLFALTMIFGESKQVIEQRQAEEDLDDKMHKTNPAIFPLAVPSLASPGAMLAIVVLTDNNRYSVADQSITALVMLVVIAIAFVLMLLAEPIIRLIGHSGAAIISRVMGMILASVAVNSVLSATIEIIKTGQL
- a CDS encoding class I SAM-dependent methyltransferase, whose protein sequence is MSDKFLKDTYNLNSAQETHDHYQKWAASYDDEVGEHGYVTPDRVAAALKSFVSDADVPVLDYGCGTGLSGLALRKAGFRVIDGMDPTPKMLEGAAAKGVYRNLINFEVTDPNPIEAEAYSTITCIGVIGVGAAPPETFDLLMNALPRGGYLAFSFNDHTLADCTYTGRLNDWLDMGHARLLFREYGPHLPGVDMKSDVYVVEKK
- a CDS encoding iron-sulfur cluster assembly scaffold protein; translation: MSGETDLIKLYSGRILALAADIPHLDRLDNPDATVKKRAPLCGSTVTVDVKLEDGRIVDFGQDVKACALGQASASVVGSAVIGATRSQVETARDQLSAMLKKDGPAPEAPFDGLEVLMPARDYKNRHASILLALDATAEAMEQAEQANCA
- the hisI gene encoding phosphoribosyl-AMP cyclohydrolase — translated: MQKVFAMADAVLFDPSTLKFNEAGLIPAIAQDEATGEVLMMAWMNVQSIERTLGTGRVTYWSRSRQAFWIKGESSGHFQALVDFRVDCDRDCLLIVVNQTGPACHTNRRSCFYTAVRDGTEVELMKPME
- a CDS encoding DUF1127 domain-containing protein, whose protein sequence is MTRAMHNPALLLLNDSPRLPLIAALAVRFAASVTQWEQRRRSRVNLGKLDDRLLRDVGLTRHRADSEVSRYFWMK
- the recG gene encoding ATP-dependent DNA helicase RecG, with the translated sequence MSGRPEQLFPLFAGLETLDGVGPKTAQLLGQLGIDSPRDVLFSLPYAVIDRRRRDTIQGADLPTTLTVEVTIGAHRAPRNKGGAYRIHVEDSQADFQLVFFHARGDYLKKLLPEGARRVVSGKLELFDGMAQMVHPDHMVAPENAGELPEFEPVYHLTQGVTQKTAYKAAQSALARVPALAEWADPAQVAQQNWPDWTTAIHAAHHPQGADDVAPFAPARERLAYDELLSHQLTLALARQRERKARGIISLGTGALQSKVLASLPYRPTGAQTRAIEEISADMAAETRMNRLLQGDVGAGKTLVAFVSLLIAVEAGGQGVMMAPTEILARQHLEGLRPLAEEAGVVLEILTGRDKGAERRAKLAALKQGDIQILVGTHAVFQDDVEFKALRLAIVDEQHRFGVRQRMELSEKGQRADVLVMTATPIPRSLALAQYGDMDVSVLDEKPPGRKPIKTAVVSTQRMDEVVAHLRGAIDAGKQCYWVCPLVDESEISDLTAAEERFKRLRAILGDDVVGLVHGQMPPADKDAAMAAFQSGKTKVLVATTVIEVGVNVPNATIMVIERAEIFGLAQLHQLRGRVGRGEDASTCLLMYQPPLSEGGRKRLEVLRETEDGFRIAETDLQMRGAGDLIGTAQSGLPKFRIADLERQAGLMAVAQSDARALLSADPKLTSDRGQAARVLLWLMKQDQAIRLISVG
- the rplM gene encoding 50S ribosomal protein L13: MKTFSATPADIDKKWILIDAEGVVLGRLASIVAMRLRGKHKASFTPNMDMGDNVIVINADKIQMTGKKREENFYWHTGHPGGIKSRTKQQILEGAHPERVVTQAVKRMLPGNRLARQQMTNLRVYAGAEHPHEAQAPEVLDVKSMNKKNTRS
- the gluQRS gene encoding tRNA glutamyl-Q(34) synthetase GluQRS — its product is MIFTTRFAPSPTGPLHLGHAYSALLAFDQARAAGGSFLLRIEDIDQSRSRSHWETQIYDDLHWLGLRWPHPAMRQSDRLPRYREALEILKNMGLVYPCSCNRADIESAADAPQEGVPQFGPDGRIYPGTCRDRPLSDASDGDVLRLNMHKAIKASELRGFCETGAKYLGTHELDAHNLMNAVGDIILVRRNMGSSYHLSVVVDDADQNISHVVRGEDLFDATQIHVLLQGLLGLPTPVYHHHRLIRDNNGKRLAKRDDARAISLYREQGASPAEIREMVGI